The following DNA comes from Eretmochelys imbricata isolate rEreImb1 chromosome 2, rEreImb1.hap1, whole genome shotgun sequence.
GTAGAAAGTCTATCTTCTCCTCTTTGTATGTATAGCAAAAACTTATCTTTTGTGTAAACATCATGAGAGTACACATCAAAGTCCGTGCAGAGAAATATTGCAGCTGTTTAGAAAGAGATTCAATTATTCAGCCTTCAGGTTGTACTGTACACTACCCAGGTTCACACTAGAATAGAACAGAATATCAATGCTGACATCTCACATCTGTTCTGTATCATCAAAGTTCCTGATTACCTTTCTACCTCATCCAGAAGCCTGGCACAATACAGCTTTCTGGTGACTAATATAAATTAtagatcactttttaaaaacgttagaaattatatttttgaaaatgcataTTGTTATAACAGGTCACTAGATGGTGCTGTTACACATAATCTTACAAGTACTTTTTCTTAGTTTGTGAGGAAATTTTAAACTTGAAAGAAAATGCTGTGTTGGTTTTGGGGCCTGGGTTTCTTTTGGGGAGATGTGGTAAGCAGCAAGTGTGTTTTCTCTTGGCTTTAATCTCGAACTACAGTccattcttgaggcagagttgcttcCTGGAAATTGGGCATTGGTGTGTGGGCTGAGAACCCTGGAAGAAGGTATTGCCTGCAGGCTGTCTGTGAgaacctctgttccaggactgatgTATGTTTGTGTACTCATACACCACACCTCTGATTTCTCCTCCAAAGGCAAGCTGACCTGCAAGGCCTGACATCTACTGCTTGGCAAAGAGGTAACAATATTACATGCAATATCTGTATCCACCTACTCTATAATCATAATGTTAGGAAATGTTTCTGCACTATAAGTGTCCAAGATGTGTGGTCATTCAGCAAGGTAAAAGTCCCTGAGGTGGCCTTTGGGGTGTTTCACAGGATGTGCTCTCTAGAGGTTAGTTGCTGCAGTGCCGTCACAGACCTGGTCAGGCTCCCCTTTGCTGGACACACCGGGCTGCTGTATTTGGATCCATACCCTGAATGTGTGCTTTTAAGTTCTTCTGGGACTGGGTAGGTTCCAGGCCTTTCTTTGGCCACTAGGCTCACTCCCTGGGCATAGACTCTGCGGGCTACCTCTTCTTGTACATGGGACCCAATATTCCAGCTGCCCTAGCCCCAAGACCAGTATTGAACCCATCCCAATACACTCCAGTAGCTTAAGCATACCCTCCCACAGAGCTCCACCCTCATGGGTACATTAGTTATAGTTTAACCCTTCAGGAACATGTAATATTTGAAGCAAACAGACACAATCGTTGCAGATGGATTTCTAAAACAAAGCATGCTTTACTCATAGACAGCACAAAAGATATACAGATGTAGGTAAAATAGTAAATCCTCTGTAAACCAGTCTAGGACTTAGGTTTTTTTTTACCACTTTTGAATGTTCCTTGGGATCTGGTCAGTGTCCTTTCAAAATTCCAAGTCCCATCTCCTGGACTTCACTCCTCCAGCCCAGGCTTCTCCTCCAGATCATGGAGTCTCCTCACTGACTCCTGCATCAACTTTGGCTGGAGTGCCAATCAAAAGGTTCCCTCATGCCCAGAAAGCCATGCCCCTTTTTCCTCCACCCTTGATCTTCTCAGCCTCTGTGTTTTTGAAGGTGTGCACTAACACGCAGATCTCCTCTTTCCCTTTGGGGAATCTTCCATTTTCTTGTCCTTCATAGATAATCTGGAGAGGACTGATTTTACCTAGGTTGCTGCGACACCATTGCTCTGCTTGGGCAAGGTCTATTCGGTTGTTTGATGGTCATTAGTGACTATCACATTCAGAGGTAGTTGGCCAGGTCCTACTCCCTCTCTCATTAGCACAACAAATGCAATGGAAGAATACGGTGAAGACTACCAAAAGGGCCTAATGCAGTATTGCAAACACTTGTGAGTTTTGTGCAAGTGACAGGATTTCAGAGGTGTCTGGAGCTCATCTCATGATGATGCAAGAAGCTCCAATCCCCTCACAAAGCTCAGCCCCACCAGAAGCCAGCAGAGTCTCTTCTCTCCACATGCCATGCtcacaggggaaggagggagcaaaGAGCTTAACAGCTCAGTGCAACACTGCTCCCTCATCCCCCCTCTCCTACTGTGAGAAAAATGGACAGGGCAGCATTtctgctcctccttctccccttgtAGCATCTGGCCCAGGAAGGGACAGACGGGGGTGAAAAGTCCCTGGAGCTTACCCCTCATAGCATGGCAGGAGGAGCGGGGACCTGGCTGCAGTCCACCCAAGCATGGGAGAGAGTGAAGAACCCCAGGAGGAGTAGAGCACACTGGGGGAGGCTGAACGGGAGGGATGAGGCTGAATCGATGGGGGCTTGGACTGATGGGGGGACTGGGTGGGGACAGAACTGATAAAGGGACTGGGGACAAGATTAATTGCTAGCCAGGGGGTGGCTAGATGTGGCGGTGAGAGCTCCTGACCAGGAGGTCCACATCACCTTACTTAATACATTTGGGATTGTGGGCAAGACTAATTGTCACATACAGACTCAGAATGGGCTGGGGCAGTTCAGTAGCCAAAAGGcatactgaaaaaacaaaacataatcttttttaaacatctcatgattttttgggccAATCTCAAGATTTTTTTGGAGTCTGAATCATGATTTTGGAGTTTGAATCACTGAGGTCGGCGATGCTGATAACCATACACAGAGTTCATAATATCAAATAGCATTCATAAGCTGTACATAGATTGCCATATCATCACCggtactcagacaaaactcctattgacttcaatggaagttatgTTGAAGGACTATAGGATTTGTTTCCAAGTTAAGGTGGCACCAAGGGAATACAAATCTCCTACAGGTCTCTATAAGGCTGCTAATCaattgtgatgtggacacctttCCATTAGGAACCTTCCATGGAACTACTTTCAGAATAATGTACTAGTCAACgtgagtaagggtgacagaatctgaccctaaataATTAGATAAACTATGTAATAAATAACCCCTAGGAACAAAAATGCAACATTTCACTGTGCACTGATATATTTCATTCAGGGCAGAACCTGAGGGCTGCAGACTTTCCAGATTTAATTTAAGAACACGAGCCAGTAAATCACCATTGCAAAACACACTGTTTGTTCTACTTTCCCATGTGACAATCTTGAACACATTTGTTATTTTAATCAAATTGGCAGAGATAAAATGGGGTATAAAAGACAGAGTGCAGTAACTAGTGCTGTGGCTCACACTACTTCATCCAGCTGTTATAAAATGCAGGCCAGTCCTATTCTCCTTTTGGTTGGCTTAGCCTGTGTCTGCCCAGTCTTTGGTGAAAGAGAAATCCGTGCTAATGGCACTTTTTCAAACAGAAAGTATTACAGCTCAATAAACGTCACTAATGGAGGACCTTGGGGCGCTTGGACATGGATTGATATGTGCCCAGAACATTTCTATGCTACGGGATATAGTGTAAAGGTAACTGAACCTGATTACTTTATCCATACCCTCGTCAGAGCTATAGGTTCTTATCATGTTAATGATCTTACTGTATTTCTGTATATTTTAGGTGGAGGAGTATCGAGGAGCTAGTGATGACACTGCACTAAATGGGATCCGTTTATTTTGCATACAAATCAACAGTACGAATAGTGCTGTCTATACCGTTGAATCTGATTCTGGAAAGTAAGTTTAATGGTACTTCAACCTTTTATATTTTGCTTGATCTATAGTAAACCAGAAGATGAGGAACCTGAGAACTTGTAGCACTGTCAACCACAGTGCAGCCTGTTATTGCCTCCAGGTTGCTCTTTTTAAGTTTTTATGCTGGGAATATAATTGTTTACTACTACCGAGGAAGCGGCCATGTAATGGTCTATGTTACACCAGGGTAGCCCAATGAATTTGGCTCAAGGTATTAATTATGCATGATTTGCAAAATTCAGAGAGAAAAGGCTACAATTTAAATAGCAGACATTGACTGTGTTGTGTCTGAATTTCCTACCTTTTACCCCAGGCACGCTTTGATGGTCTTTAAAGTTAAAACTGACACCTCATCCTCACTTGAATATTTGGCCTTTACAGTTTTCTTATAACAACTTGTGTTATAGGGACACAGTCAATCTGGAATctagtcactttaaaaataacaacTTTAAAGTAATTCCCAGGTACTTTACCTGCTCCTGAGGCCAAAATGTTGGCAATCACATTTCcctgtttttatatatttttttctttccccacctTGCTGTGTAAAAAGTTCTGCCCAAGCAGCGGAAACTAAGTAACTAAGCCCTGACACTGCAATCAGATCTACTAGCGTAGACCCTTCCACCCCAATGGGGCACTGCATAAGTGGAGGGGTTCAGCTAatagatctgattgcaggatcaggacctggcTGACTACAGAGGGGAAACAGTGAAAGTGACTATACACCAAGTTCTGCCAAATGCACAacgaaaagaaacagaaaaaaaaaaaaaaagagaaatatttcccCTTCATTTTTCAGTTATAATAGTCTTTGGCATTACTTGTAATGGTAATAGGGAAATGttcagacagaaatgtgattATTTTAAAGTTGATGATGTCCCCTTAAGGGCCCACTTATCAGTTTCAACTTTGAATGCCTCACCCTCTATCAGTTGTATCAATGTATTTATGTAATATAAagagtgttttttaaatgtaatttgtgTATGAAAGGATCTGTGGGTCACTGATATATATGGCTCAGTCATTTAATTGAGTTTATATTATCTGATTTTAAGAACTGCCATATTAGATCAGACTCAAGTCCATTTAGTGCAGTATCCTCTCCCCTACAGTGGCCAGCCCTAGGTGCTTCAGAAGACATGCAATGATCTTCCAGTAGGCAGATGGGAGAATGCACCCTGCATAGGTCTAATCCTGGTTTCTGATAGTTAGAGATTGGCCTGAAtcctgaagcacaaggtttaatatcccttccaaaatgtttgtTGACATTAATTATGAACACTCTAGATATTCTTAATATTCATGTAAATATCAAAGTTTTAAAGAGTGGACATAACATAAATCCAGATTTTGAAGTATGGGTATAATTTTTTTCCAGGCAGACACTTACAATTATTGCAGGCAACAAAGAGTAAACTCCAAGCTATTTTAAATTGATATTAAGAAACATATTCTCTTCTTACTTCCACTGATGTGAATGGATTTACTTTAAGGCTTTTTCTGGTGTGCATATATCTACAGTGAATCTTGTTTTCTCAGGTTTTCTTGAGTTTGACACATATACTGTGAACAGGACATTCACATTTCTTCAGTTTTGTTCCAACTTTTTCCTGCCCTCAGACAGGAAAAGCTTCTTGCTGCTTTGTCATGAGTTCAGCTTGTGATAACCTGCTGTCATTGTGCTGTCACTTTATTTTTCGAATGTAAGGAATGGTATCCGCTGTGTATTCTGCAGAGTCCAAACACAGCTGGTGTTcaacacataataaataatacattcaaAATAATCCAGAAAATCTGGCAtacttcccattttaaaaattgatcaAACTTGATTAAAATAACATTTCACTAACTTTTATGCAACAAGTagagaaaaatatattgaaattcTCTTTCCCCCCCTAGGTTTGGGCAATGGTCAGGAATCACTTGGTGTCCAACTGGGTTCCTAACATCCTTTCAGCTGAAAGTTGAAGAACCCCAAGGAATTTTAGACGATACAGCCGCTAACAGTATCAAATTCCGCTGTAGCAGTGGTGCTATCATAGAAGGAACAGGCGGTAGTTTTGGTGATTATGGTGGATGGAGTAATTCGTGCACAAGAGGTGGAATTTGTGGCATTGAAACCAAACAGGAACCATAccataatatttttattgatGACACAGCACTCAATGATGTTCGTTTCTTCTGTTGTGACTGATTTCTATTGTTGAATGTTATTTTCTGGGATTTCCCAAAGGCTGACACCTGGATTGTTCTGAACAGAACATTCTGTTATTTTCAGCCTTGTGCCAAGCCCCACTGCAAAGTCAATTTGCTCTAAATCTTAGTAATAGTAAcattttctgtctctttaaaaaaagtcacaataaatTAGGTTTCAATAGTGATGTGCTGCCCCCTAATGACTGTCTGAAAGCTGTGATTGATTGATATGGAAATGAATTGTGAGCTGATCTAAAGGAAAGCCAGGTAGTTAGGAACAGGCTCCATCCTGCAATCACCTCTCTGTTTTGCCAAGCTTCTCCCCCTCCTATTTTGGAAGCACCTGAAGGTGTCAGCCCTATTTGATTTAATTCCTAATTTAAGGACTCCAGATAAAGTGTTCATGCAAGTTAGACTTTCTGACACAGAGAGCCTGACACTATGGTCCTGATATTATAATAATTgctgttaacttcagtgagagACTTGAGGTCAGAAGGGATGCATGATCACGCTCCCAGTAAAAGAACCTTGATGAGTTACTTTTGAGGACCATCTATGAGACCCATGGTGAGTAAGGGGTTATAGGAATCCTCTTTTCTAGAGTCAGCAATGTCAACACTCTTATTCTTTAAAGTAGCTAGCAGCAGATACAGGAAAAGGAAGCAAACACTAATATGTTCTTTTTACGTAGCTATAAAGTCTTGTGCACCTAAAGTTCTTCCATTTTCTGCTTTCAACTGGAAGTTTTACAACTTTGCTTTAGTACATTAGTGATACTTTGCTTTAGTACATTAATTCTTCCCAACGTTTTATGAGTCAAAATGGAATACCTTCAATAAATTTCATGTCAAAATACATGTTGTTTGGGAGGTTTTTTTCTCCTAAATATTTCACACTCTGCTCTTGTTGGGTGTCCTGAAGCCTACTAATGGAAAGTTTGCTGACAAGGAGTTACTAAATCCCAAAGGAAACTAAAGCGTGAACATTGTACATCTATCCATTTCTTTGGAGTCATTGTCCCATCCAATTTAGATTGTGGATTAAGGCGGCAAGAGACAATGGGCCAAAGACAGGGAGCCTGATTgtactcccattgacatcaatgagaatttttaacAAGAACAAGATGTAGCCCAGTTCTGAGCTAATTCACACACACTGCAATCTCACTGAGAATGGGGTATTGGCTCAGTGTATTTGGACAGGAATATATTAACTATTTCTTACAAAAGTAATTATGTTCTACTTTGATACATACAAAACCTACTTTGTTTTATATGGGTCAAGTACACTGTACAGCTTGGCTAAACTCTCATCTCAACAAGGCAGACTTCCTTTGAGAGAGTTTCTAAAGTTTCACAAAGATTCATCTTCCTGTTTTCTTAGAAGTTTTAGAAGAGAGACCCTTTGGCAATTTGTCTTCCAAGTTTCCTTAAAAGGGCAAACTTCTTGTCTTCTGCAGGTGTAGAGCTGCAGAGTCATTACCGATACTCACAGTACTTTTATTCTCTGGTTGAAGAGAACAAATAGTAATTTTTCGCTTGAGTTGGTTAAACCAGGAGCCTACTGCAATTACTTGAGCAAGACTTTCCAAGCAAGGTCTTTCTAGCATCTCCTGAAGACCGTGGCAGACATACATAACTTTCTTTTGCATGCAGGAATCTGTGTGTCTTGAATCCTAAATGAAAGTGACCGTGAGGTTTGGAGACAGTCTTCACATAGACCTGTCAGTCATCTCTCATCTAGCACATGTGAGTGATCAAATCGCCACAGCTGATTCTCATTCTTGTTACATACATGTAAGGACAAGTCCTTCTCAGCTTCAATCTTCACCGCCTCTAGGCATTTaccagaaaggatgtggacaatcATTCCACtctacaaaaagacaaaaaagggaCAGAAGGAATGGAGAAAAAGTAAAGGACTTTCAATAAAGATCAGAATGTGTATTTTAAACTTCTAACAAAGAAATGCAATCAGTAGGGATCAGTGATTATTTCTTTGTTTGGAGTAATACTTTAAATTTAATCATTACTGAAAAAGCCTTAGGGTTGATCCTGAAAGGTGGTGAGTACCCATAGTTCCAAttgagccaatgggagttgtgcataCTCAGCACCTATTAAGAtcagaccccaccccactcccagtgccttCTGCTTTTTAGAGGGTAAATGTTGTCCCCAGCATAAATTGCTGGACTGTGTCTTGCCAAGACTAACCTAGTCCAATGCTGGGGAAAATGAATCCTCACTGGGATTAGGAAGTAGAATGGTAGCAGAAGTGCCCCATAACTGCAACTATAATAGACTCTGAGCTGTAGTACGCATGTGATTGCCATGCACCTGTTCTGTGTGTAGAAAAACT
Coding sequences within:
- the LOC144261578 gene encoding vitelline membrane outer layer protein 1 homolog, translated to MGYKRQSAVTSAVAHTTSSSCYKMQASPILLLVGLACVCPVFGEREIRANGTFSNRKYYSSINVTNGGPWGAWTWIDMCPEHFYATGYSVKVEEYRGASDDTALNGIRLFCIQINSTNSAVYTVESDSGKFGQWSGITWCPTGFLTSFQLKVEEPQGILDDTAANSIKFRCSSGAIIEGTGGSFGDYGGWSNSCTRGGICGIETKQEPYHNIFIDDTALNDVRFFCCD